The DNA sequence CCGGCTGCTCGCCATGGGCGAACTGGTGGAGCGGCAGGTGCGGGATGCGGTGCGCGCCCTGGTGGGCGCCGAGCACAACCTGGCGGAAACGGTCGTCAGCCGCGAAGCCGAGGTCAACGCAATGGAAATCGAGCTCGACAACCAGTGCACGGAGCTGATCGCGCTGCGCCAGCCCGAGGCCGGCGATCTGCGGCGCGTCCTGACGGCGTCCAAGGTCATCAGCAATCTCGAACAGATCGGCGACCACGCCAAGAAGGTCGCCCGGTATGCCATCGCGATCGGCGAGGCGAACGTCGTGCAGGCACGCAAGCTGACCGACATCGAGATCCTCGCCGATCAGTCGCTCGCCGCCTTGCGCGATGCGCTCACCGCTTACTGCCACCTCAACGCGCAGGCCGC is a window from the Betaproteobacteria bacterium genome containing:
- the phoU gene encoding phosphate signaling complex protein PhoU; this encodes MSYEKLTTTTEVELDNLKYRLLAMGELVERQVRDAVRALVGAEHNLAETVVSREAEVNAMEIELDNQCTELIALRQPEAGDLRRVLTASKVISNLEQIGDHAKKVARYAIAIGEANVVQARKLTDIEILADQSLAALRDALTAYCHLNAQAAQAVIDRDPAHDDRSQTVARQVLSYAMEDPRLITWALLAAAAAKAIERVGHQATKIAEHTIYAAEARDVRHRSKQGSPQPAAAS